A stretch of the Pedobacter sp. MC2016-14 genome encodes the following:
- a CDS encoding TetR/AcrR family transcriptional regulator — translation MNIQLEDNKRTAILNSTLTLVKEHGFHGTPMSQIAKNANVAAGTIYHYFDSKETLMVELHRYTKNKLGEAIVKGDDDTKPYKERFFHFMLNHYHYYIENDAALYFLEQYINSPYAKNFPDKGTNAFTEIIIPFFTKGIEEGYIKNIDSRLLWPTIRGTLVAAATFKLSEHMLYSEEDILEVVTIIWDGVKKQ, via the coding sequence ATGAACATTCAATTAGAAGATAATAAACGCACAGCTATCCTAAACAGCACGCTTACGCTGGTTAAAGAACATGGCTTTCATGGTACGCCAATGAGCCAGATTGCAAAGAACGCAAATGTAGCTGCTGGTACCATCTATCATTATTTCGATTCCAAAGAAACCTTAATGGTAGAACTACATCGCTACACTAAAAATAAACTTGGTGAAGCGATAGTTAAAGGTGATGATGATACTAAACCTTACAAGGAACGGTTTTTCCACTTTATGCTAAATCATTATCACTATTACATCGAAAACGATGCTGCCCTTTATTTTCTGGAGCAATACATCAATTCGCCTTATGCTAAGAATTTTCCTGACAAGGGAACCAATGCTTTTACAGAAATCATTATTCCCTTTTTTACCAAAGGCATAGAAGAGGGGTATATTAAGAATATTGACTCCCGATTGCTTTGGCCAACAATTAGAGGCACATTAGTTGCTGCTGCAACATTTAAATTATCTGAACATATGCTTTATTCTGAAGAAGATATTTTAGAAGTAGTCACCATCATCTGGGATGGCGTAAAAAAACAATAA
- a CDS encoding TolC family protein: MKINRIVLLFLLGLPGLVPLGVVAQTVNQEKPLGNATLQQVIDYALGNKPAIQQSLLDEEIGERDIKSALSGWLPQINGTGTFNHNFKQQSSILTTNGVQNLITVGAKNTSALVLQADQQFLNAGLIQASKTAKYFRQQYKQNTENTRINTVVEVSKGFYDILTSKEQLNIVNENIARLQKQLKDAKAQYEAGLVDKTDYQRAQISLSNSQADKKRTEELLKYKYTYLKELIGYNSTQEFTLNYAADEMEKGIVLDTVQTLNYQSRVEYRLLETQKQLQKINTSYNKWSYSPTLSGFYNYSFNYQNATLGDLYNTNYPGSVLGLKLAIPIFLGGKRTQEIRKAQLQERKVELDLFNIKNQINSQYDQAMATYKANLNDWKTARANVEISKQVYNTIKLQYDEGIKTYLDLMTSETDLRTAQLNYLNSLYSLLSSKLDVQQALGTITVTQQ, from the coding sequence ATGAAAATAAATAGAATAGTTTTACTGTTTCTTCTGGGCTTACCAGGACTGGTTCCATTAGGAGTAGTGGCACAGACCGTAAATCAGGAAAAACCACTTGGTAACGCAACTTTACAACAAGTGATTGATTATGCACTTGGAAACAAACCTGCAATTCAGCAATCGCTATTGGATGAAGAAATTGGCGAACGCGATATCAAATCTGCTTTATCGGGTTGGTTGCCGCAAATTAACGGTACCGGTACATTTAATCATAACTTTAAACAGCAGTCGTCCATTCTAACCACTAACGGAGTTCAAAATTTAATCACCGTAGGCGCAAAAAATACTTCTGCTTTAGTGTTACAGGCTGATCAACAATTTTTAAATGCCGGATTAATTCAGGCCTCCAAAACCGCCAAGTACTTTAGACAACAGTATAAACAAAATACAGAAAACACACGTATCAATACGGTAGTTGAAGTAAGTAAAGGTTTTTACGATATATTAACCAGCAAAGAGCAATTGAATATTGTGAATGAAAATATTGCCCGTTTACAAAAACAGCTAAAAGATGCAAAAGCTCAATATGAGGCAGGTTTGGTTGATAAAACCGACTATCAACGTGCGCAAATCAGTCTAAGTAATTCTCAGGCCGATAAAAAACGTACGGAAGAGTTGCTTAAATACAAATACACCTATTTAAAGGAACTGATAGGCTATAACTCAACGCAGGAGTTTACTTTAAACTACGCAGCTGATGAAATGGAAAAAGGAATAGTGCTTGACACCGTACAGACCTTAAACTATCAAAGCAGGGTAGAATATCGCTTGCTGGAAACTCAAAAGCAATTGCAGAAAATTAACACCAGTTACAATAAATGGAGTTATTCACCTACACTTTCTGGTTTCTACAATTATAGCTTCAATTATCAAAATGCAACCCTGGGAGATTTATACAATACCAATTATCCAGGATCTGTACTTGGACTTAAATTGGCGATTCCTATTTTTCTTGGTGGAAAGCGCACCCAGGAGATCAGAAAAGCACAGCTTCAGGAGCGTAAAGTAGAGCTTGATTTGTTCAATATCAAAAATCAGATTAACAGTCAGTACGATCAGGCCATGGCAACTTACAAAGCCAACCTAAACGATTGGAAAACCGCCCGTGCCAATGTAGAAATCTCCAAACAAGTTTACAATACCATCAAATTACAGTATGATGAAGGCATTAAAACTTACCTGGATTTAATGACTTCAGAGACAGATTTGCGTACTGCACAATTAAATTACTTAAACTCACTATATAGCCTGCTTTCTTCTAAGCTGGATGTACAACAAGCATTAGGAACCATTACCGTAACTCAACAATAA